In one Pungitius pungitius chromosome 13, fPunPun2.1, whole genome shotgun sequence genomic region, the following are encoded:
- the gpatch11 gene encoding G patch domain-containing protein 11 isoform X2 has protein sequence MVRRAKEAMKKETRQKETNTKNRQKTYKEQEKESREAAMENSICNQNKGFALLQKMGYKAGQGLGKSGAGRVDPIPLNIKTDRGGIGMEGVKKRKAEEELEHYRQKVRAKQQNETKSLEDFRSRVRTEREERKIEGDLRRSQRACEQLDSQKSITVPREDWYWPKAETEEEEDDLEEEEDEEEEEEKEEEEEEKEEKEEEEEEIVELTSFDKLQILTSYLRAVHFYCIWCGTTYNDEEDLCSNCPGDTAADHD, from the exons ATGGTGAGGCGGGCAAAAGAAGCAATGAAGAAGGAAACACGGCAAAAGGAGACGAACACCAAGAACCGTCAAAAGACTTACAAGGAGCAGGAGAAAGAAAGCAGAGAGGCAGCTATGGAAAACTCCATTTGCAATCAGAACAAGGGATTTGCACTTCTGCAAAAAATGGGTTATAAAGCTGGTCAAGGCCTTGGAAAGTCTG GAGCAGGAAGGGTTGATCCAATTCCTCTAAATATCAAAACTG ACAGAGGTGGCATTGGAATGGAGGgggtgaagaaaagaaaagcagaggaaGAACTTGAACATTATCGTCAGAAAGTGCGGGCCAAACAACAAAATGAGACAAAGTCTTTGGAAGATTTCAG GTCACGAGTTaggacggagagagaagagCGAAAGATTGAGGGCGATCTCAGAAGAAGTCAGCGAGCCTGTGAACAGCTTGACAGTCAGAAG AGCATCACCGTCCCCAGGGAAGACTGGTACTGGCCTAAAGCAGagactgaagaggaggaggatgacctggaggaggaggaagatgaggaggaggaggaggagaaggaggaggaggaggaggagaaagaagagaaagaagaagaggaggaggaaatcgTGGAATTAACT TCCTTTGACAAACTACAAATTTTGACATCCTATCTGAGAGCAGtccatttttattgcatatGGTGTGGAACCACCTATAACG ATGAAGAGGACTTGTGCTCCAACTGTCCTGGAGATACAGCAGCAGACCACGACTGA
- the gpatch11 gene encoding G patch domain-containing protein 11 isoform X1, giving the protein MSDEEDDYMSDAFLSKIQDVKPGVSMVRRAKEAMKKETRQKETNTKNRQKTYKEQEKESREAAMENSICNQNKGFALLQKMGYKAGQGLGKSGAGRVDPIPLNIKTDRGGIGMEGVKKRKAEEELEHYRQKVRAKQQNETKSLEDFRSRVRTEREERKIEGDLRRSQRACEQLDSQKSITVPREDWYWPKAETEEEEDDLEEEEDEEEEEEKEEEEEEKEEKEEEEEEIVELTSFDKLQILTSYLRAVHFYCIWCGTTYNDEEDLCSNCPGDTAADHD; this is encoded by the exons ATGTCAGATGAGGAAGATGACTATATGTCCGATGCATTTCTTAGTAAAAT ACAAGATGTCAAGCCAGGGGTCAGCATGGTGAGGCGGGCAAAAGAAGCAATGAAGAAGGAAACACGGCAAAAGGAGACGAACACCAAGAACCGTCAAAAGACTTACAAGGAGCAGGAGAAAGAAAGCAGAGAGGCAGCTATGGAAAACTCCATTTGCAATCAGAACAAGGGATTTGCACTTCTGCAAAAAATGGGTTATAAAGCTGGTCAAGGCCTTGGAAAGTCTG GAGCAGGAAGGGTTGATCCAATTCCTCTAAATATCAAAACTG ACAGAGGTGGCATTGGAATGGAGGgggtgaagaaaagaaaagcagaggaaGAACTTGAACATTATCGTCAGAAAGTGCGGGCCAAACAACAAAATGAGACAAAGTCTTTGGAAGATTTCAG GTCACGAGTTaggacggagagagaagagCGAAAGATTGAGGGCGATCTCAGAAGAAGTCAGCGAGCCTGTGAACAGCTTGACAGTCAGAAG AGCATCACCGTCCCCAGGGAAGACTGGTACTGGCCTAAAGCAGagactgaagaggaggaggatgacctggaggaggaggaagatgaggaggaggaggaggagaaggaggaggaggaggaggagaaagaagagaaagaagaagaggaggaggaaatcgTGGAATTAACT TCCTTTGACAAACTACAAATTTTGACATCCTATCTGAGAGCAGtccatttttattgcatatGGTGTGGAACCACCTATAACG ATGAAGAGGACTTGTGCTCCAACTGTCCTGGAGATACAGCAGCAGACCACGACTGA